The following are encoded together in the Deinococcus soli (ex Cha et al. 2016) genome:
- a CDS encoding nuclear transport factor 2 family protein, giving the protein MTLTEEFAKALQTAEQSGDVSGLVALHAGDVTLRNLTQQTWEGAEGARAFWEAYLGSFEEVRSEFSRVQEEGGLGVLEWVASGRLPGGREISYRGVSLLDVQDGKVGAFRTYYDSAAFVVVTPA; this is encoded by the coding sequence ATGACACTGACTGAGGAGTTCGCGAAGGCCTTGCAGACCGCCGAGCAGTCCGGGGACGTTTCGGGGTTGGTGGCCCTGCACGCGGGGGACGTGACGCTGCGGAACCTGACGCAGCAGACGTGGGAGGGCGCGGAGGGTGCGCGGGCGTTCTGGGAGGCGTACCTGGGGAGTTTCGAGGAGGTGCGCAGTGAGTTCTCCCGCGTGCAGGAGGAGGGGGGTCTGGGCGTGCTGGAGTGGGTGGCGTCGGGTCGCCTGCCGGGTGGGCGGGAGATCTCGTACCGGGGCGTGAGCCTGCTGGACGTGCAGGACGGGAAGGTGGGGGCGTTCCGCACGTATTACGACAGCGCGGCGTTCGTGGTGGTGACCCCCGCCTGA